From the genome of Variovorax sp. RA8, one region includes:
- a CDS encoding SDR family NAD(P)-dependent oxidoreductase — translation MKIEAQAALVTGGASGLGEATARELARLGAKVAVLDLNAALAEKVAAEIGGVACPCDITDTDSVNAALDKAAAAHGPARILMNVAGIGSAKRIVGKDGNPAPLEDFVRVVNVNLVGAYNISRLYAVQCAKLDPLEGGERGVMMFTASVAAFDGQVGQQAYSASKGGLVGMTLPMARDLAQHGIRVCTIAPGLFATPLLKELPEPVQQSLAASIPFPPRLGKPSEFAELACHIVTNGHLNGEVIRLDGALRMAPR, via the coding sequence CGCGCGCGAGCTCGCCCGGCTGGGCGCCAAGGTCGCCGTACTGGACCTCAATGCCGCTCTTGCGGAGAAAGTGGCAGCCGAGATCGGCGGCGTCGCCTGCCCCTGCGACATCACCGACACCGACAGCGTGAACGCCGCGCTCGACAAGGCCGCCGCCGCGCACGGCCCGGCCCGCATCCTGATGAACGTGGCCGGCATCGGCAGCGCCAAGCGCATTGTCGGCAAGGACGGCAACCCCGCGCCGCTGGAAGACTTCGTGCGGGTCGTCAACGTCAACCTCGTCGGCGCCTACAACATCAGCCGCCTCTATGCGGTGCAGTGCGCGAAGCTCGACCCGCTGGAAGGCGGCGAGCGCGGCGTGATGATGTTCACCGCCTCGGTCGCGGCCTTCGACGGCCAGGTCGGCCAGCAGGCCTACAGCGCCTCGAAGGGCGGCCTGGTCGGCATGACGCTGCCGATGGCGCGCGACCTCGCGCAGCACGGCATCCGCGTGTGCACCATCGCGCCCGGCCTGTTCGCAACGCCGCTGCTGAAGGAGCTGCCCGAGCCGGTGCAGCAATCGCTGGCTGCGTCGATCCCGTTCCCGCCGCGCCTGGGCAAGCCTTCGGAGTTCGCCGAGCTGGCCTGCCACATCGTCACCAACGGGCACCTCAACGGGGAGGTGATCCGGCTCGACGGGGCGTTGCGGATGGCGCCGCGCTGA